DNA from Rubripirellula lacrimiformis:
CCCGCCATCGTGTCCTGTTTGACCGAAGAAGGCCCCGTGCGGCTGGAACGGGATCTGGTCATGGAGAAACAGTCGGCCGACGCGGTGGTCGAACACTTTGAATTGAATCTGTTGTCCAGCGATGGCAACTATCGATGGGTCGCCACATCGGACGAAGCCGCCCTGGATCTGTTGGCATCGTTGTACCAAGGCGGCGAATTGACGCCGCGACTGATTTGGCCCGAAGGCGAATCGATCCGCGTCCGTGGCGAGATCACTCCGTCGGCGCTGCGAGTCCAGATCGACGACCGTCGTGACTGGTTCGGCCTGACCGGATCGGTCCAGTTGGATGGACGCGAAGTGCCGTTGGCTGAATTGTTGGCCGCCGTGCGAGACAACCGATCGTTGGTCCAAGTCGGCGATCGCGAATTCGCCAAAATCAGCGAAGCATTCCGCAAACGGTTGCAACAGTTGGGCGACACGGTCGTGGCCGAACGCGGTGCACTGAAGGTTGCCGATGCGGCCGTGCCGGCCGTCCAAGAATTGATCGGCGACGATGTGCCGATCGAAGCGACCGCGCGATGGCACGATTCGATTCGCCGGCTAGAGTCGTTGTCGGATTGGACTCCGGAAAAGCCCGTCGGATTGGACGCAACGCTGCGTGATTATCAATTGGAAGGTTATCAGTGGTTGGCACGGTTGGCGTCTTGGGGCGTCGGTGGTGTGCTGGCCGATGACATGGGGTTGGGGAAAACGGTCCAAACCTTGGGCGTGCTGTTGGACCGCGGTCCAGGCGGGCCGGCGTTGGTTGTTGCCCCGACCAGTGTGGGGGACAACTGGGTTCGCGAAACCGAGCGATTTTCGCCCGATTTGACGGCCCATCTGTATCGTGACAGCGACCGTGACAAACTGATCGAAGCGGCCACCGAAAACGATCTGATCGTTGTCAGTTACCAGTTGTTGCAGCGGGATGCCAAACGTTTTGCCAAACGAAGCTGGCACACGTTGGTGTTGGATGAGGCTCAGTTCATCAAAAACTCGCAAACCAAGACCTCGCAAGCGGTCCGGATGATCGACGCCGATTGGCGAATCGGATTGTCGGGAACCCCGCTGGAAAATCACCTCGGTGAATTGTGGAGTCTGTTTCGGACGCTTAGCCCCGGATTGTTGGGGTCTTGGGACCGGTTCCGCAACCGATTCGCCGATCCGATTGAACGGCACAAAGATGACGAACGACGATTGTCATTGTCGCGGTTGGTTCGTCCATTCATCCTGCGTCGGACCAAGAACACGGTGTTGACGGAATTGCCGCCACGCACCGAAGTCACGTTGCAAGCCGAATTGAGCAAGCCCGAACGGCGCTTGTACGAAGACGCTCGCGTGGCCGCCTTGGCCGAACTGAGCAACACCGGTGGCGAAGATGGCCAAGCCGGTCAGCAACGCATTCGTACCTTGGCATGGCTGACTCGACTGCGGCAACTTTCCTGTCACCCGCGCTTGGTCGATAAAACCTGGAAGAAGGGGTCTGCCAAATTGGACCTGTTCACGACGCTGGTGGACGAACTTCGCGAAGGCGATCACCGCGCCCTCGTGTTCAGCCAATTCGTCAAACACTTGGGATTGGTCCGCGATGCGCTCGACGAACGGGGCATCACGTATCAATACCTCGATGGCGCCACGCCGGCCAAGGAACGACAACGACGTGTCGATGCGTTCCAAAATGGTGAGGGGGATCTGTTCCTGATTTCGCTGAAAGCCGGTGGTACCGGATTGAACCTGACCGCGGCCGACTATGTCATCCACTTGGATCCATGGTGGAACCCCGCGGTGGAAGATCAGGCAACCGACCGTGCTCACCGTATCGGTCAAGAACGCCCGGTCACCGTGTACCGTTTGGTCGCCGAAAATACGATCGAAGAACAGATCCTGGAACTGCACGCGGACAAGCGAGAGTTGGTGGCCGGAGTCCTGGATGGGACCGACCACGCAGCCCGTATGGAAACCAAGGAACTGATCGAACTGATCCGCGAAGGCGTGTCAGGCTGATCGGCAAGATGATTGTGCGTTTTGTTTGTAGTACCGGCTGTAGCCGGAGTTTGTTGGCTGCCTGTGCTCGATTCGCCAGCCCGACACCGCCTAAAGGCGGTACTACGAACGGAGCGAAATAGGGTTAAGGCAATCGGCGGCTTCGTCTAATTTGACTTTTTCGGTTCTTTCAGCGCGCACCTCGGGTCGTTCATCGCACTACCGTAGTAGATGCCATGAATACCGAACCAATCACTCTACTGCCGCAAACGCCCACCGCCGAAATGGATCTTTCGTCGTTGACCGATGGCGATTTGCTGGACGCCTGGATCCGCGACCAGCATGCCGCCGCGCTGACCGAAATCATCCGTCGCTATGGGCGGATGGTGCTATCGGTTTGTCGCCGCCGCTGTATCTGCGATGCGGACGCCGACGATGCATTCCAGGCGACGTTTCTGTACCTGGCCAAAAATGCCAGTTCCATCCGTCTGGCCGCGGCACTGCCCGGTTGGCTGCAACGAGTGGCCCAGCGTTCGGCATCGGCCACGCTGCCCTGTCCGTACAAGGTCATCACCCCGATGTCAGGAACCAGTCAGTCCGACGTGGATCCCCCCAGTCGTGACGAAGATCCGATGGTCAAGCTGTCACGGCGACACGATGCCATCGCCTTGGACGAAGAAATGGCCGATCTGCCGGCCCGCTATCGTTCGGCATTGGTGCTGCATATCTATCAAGGCAAGTCGCTAGAACAGTCGGCGGCCTTGTTGCAGACCACCGTGGGGGCCGTGCGAGGATACGTCCAGCGTGGCAAGAAGATGCTAGGCGTGCGGCTTCGTCGACGCGGCATCGTGCCCGCGGTTGCGATCGCTTCGGCCGCCTCGTGGACGATTTCAGATGCCGCCCTGGCTGCTGCGTCCGCGCCGTTTGTCGATTTGGATCCATCACAGAAATTGCCGGATTCACCTGTCGACTCGGCGACCCTGGATTCTCTTCTCTCGACCTCTCCTCTCGCTAAAGGGTTCACTTCGATGTCCTACGCAATAGCCTCGATCGGCTTGTTAATCGCTGTTTTGATAGGCGGTGCTGTCCCGCTGATGGGCGATCAGGACGACACTGCCGCAGATGGTTCCACTGTCGTTTCGATTCCTCCCTCCGATACCGGTCAGCAACCGTTGGCCCAGTTTGACGCTGCAGCCGTGACGGAAGAATCATCCGGCGGAACCATGGGGGCTGAATCGGCCGGCATGGGCTTTAGCGGTGGAGGTATGGAGATCGGTGGTGGTGAAAACACGCCGGCTGCTGCACCCACGACTGCACAGGCCGGTGACGGCTACCGCTGGAAGACGCAGTACCAAGTTCCCAAGGCCGAAAGTCGATTGGCGCAGCGTTGGCGTGATGCGTTGGACAAAGAGGTCACTTTGGATACCGAGACGACATTGGACCAGTTGCCGATGCGGTTGCAGGAACAAACCGGACTGCCCGTCCGGCTTGACCGCCGCGCGATCGCATTCGCAAAGTTGAACGCCGATGAGGTCAAGCTATCGGTCAGCGGCAAGGCGATTCCGCTGCGTTCGATCCTGCGAAATGCACTGAACCCGGTGGGCTTGAAAGTGATGGTCGAAGACGACTCGCTAGTGGTCACCGCCGATACCTTAGAACTCGCTCGCCAAGGAATCGGGGTTCATCAGTGGGTGAACGTCGACAACGAAGCGATGGACAAGACCATGGCGGCACTCGCCAAGAAAGTCAGCGTCAACTTCGTCGAAACTCCGCTAGAAGAGGCCGTAAAATCGATCAGTGATCAGGTCGGATTGCCGATCATGATCGATCACCGTGCTTTGGATGAGATCGGCCTGACTGGACAAGAGCCGGTGACCTTGGCGGTTGAAGAACAAACGGCATCCGCCGCCCTGCGTTTGATCCTGGACGATCAGGATTTGACGATCATGGGGACGTCGAGCTACCCGATGATCACGACCGAAGAAACTGCTGAGCAACGTTTGCTGTCGCGTGTCTATTGGCTCGAGGGCATCGGCGGATCGGAGGACGACTTTGATACGGTCATCGACCTAGTCCAAACCATCATCACGCCGGATACATGGGACCTGCTTGGTGGCCCGTCGACGATGAAAGAATTTGCCGGTACTCGCCCTGCGATTGTTGTCTCGACCACTTATAGGCAGCATCAGCAGATCGAAAAGCTGTTGGATGTGTTTCGCGCACACCATCTGGGCCCCAATCCGGTCGCAACTCCCATCCGAGTTCCAGATCCATACCAATCGATGTCAGGCGGCGGAGGTGGCGGCGGTGGCGGCGGTGGTTTTTTCTAAGCCGCGTACGCGGACCCTCGACCGATAGATCTTTCGTTATGCTAAGCAGGTCGTCAGGAACCATTCCTGGCAATCATTCAACTGCACCGCACATGCGGTTGTGACTGCGAACGCCTAGACGAGATGCCAGCGATGTCCAACGCATTCCCATCCCCCACGATTCTGATGCTAGGGGTGATGACGGTGCTGTCAACGACGTTTTCAGTCGCTCGCGGTGCGGGGGGCGATCGAGCCCGCAGCGACGGGGATGCCCGATACCTGCACCACATCGACCTGTACGACATCAACAATCGCAAGATCACCAGCGAATCGACCCTGCCCTATTCGCCTCTGAATACCTGTGGTCGTTGCCACGATTACCAGTCGATTTCGCACGGTTGGCACTTCAACGCATTCGACGTTTCCGCTCTGCCGGGCCGCGACGGTGAACCGTGGATCTGGACCGACGCCCGCACGGGGACTCAGCTGCCGCTGACCTATCGCGATTGGTCCCATTCGTTTGACCCACGCGACGTCGGGATTTCGGCCTGGGCGATGACCCATAAATTTGGTGGCCGACTTCCGGGCGGCGGAGTTGGCGAAGCGGAGCGGCAACTGGCTTCTGCGCAACCGCCCTCCACTGCTGCCGACGACGCAGACGACGCTTCCGCGCAGCCAACCGATACGGCGGCCACGATCGGTGATCGCTGGGCATTTTCGGGGGCCTTGGAAATTGATTGTCTGGCCTGTCATGCCATGCCCGGCGTGTACGACATCAGTGCTCGCCGTGCACAAATCGAAGACGAAAACTTTGCGTGGGCACCGACCGCCGCGCTGCGTTTGGGCGAAATAAAAGGATCTGTATCGCGGATCAAAGATGGATCGGACCCCGACGACGAAGCCATCCAATCCAAGCTGCCCGTGGTCACCTACGACCCACGCAACTTTGCCATGGACGGGACGGTGTTTGTTGATCTGGTTCGTCAGCCAACATCCAACGCCTGTTATCAATGCCACAGTCAACGGACGGTGGGGGACGACGGGATCGAGCAACGTTGGATCCATGACGAAGACGTCCACCTGCGTGCAGGGATGGACTGTGCCGATTGTCACCGCAACGGAATCGACCACGACATCAGCCGCGGATTCGTGGGCCAAGATCACTCGCAGCCCTGGGCAATCCAGACGCTGTCCTGCCAAGGCTGTCACTTGGGGGCCCCGGAATCCGAACTGGAATCGAAATCCGAACTGGATTCGGACTTCGCTGGCACGGCGTTGATGCGATCCGGGCGACTGGGGGCACCGAAACCGTTGCACGAAGGGTTGCCACCGATTCACTTCGAAAAACTCGCCTGCACAGCCTGTCACAGTGGACCGGCGACGCGTGAAGAAGCCGTTCGGATGATGACCTCGCTGGCTCACGGGCTGGGTGAAAAAGGACATCGCACGGGAAGCGAACTGCCAGCCATCGTCGGCAACGTGTTCACTCGCCGGGATGACGGGCGAGTCTATCCGCACAAAGCGATGTGGCCTGCCTACTGGGGAACCCTGCAGGAAGACCAGTCGATCGTGCCGCTGAATCCCGAAGATGTCTATCAATGGACTCGCAAGTCGCTGCGTGTGCGAAGCGACTTTGTCGAAGAAATCCTGCAGCCCAAGTTAAAGTCGTCTGAGTTGACCGAGTTGTTGGGCGCCGATCGAGCGAAGGTAAAGCCCGATCAGTGGGACGAGGACGAACAAGCCAAGGTGCAGCAGCGGCAGGCCGAATTGGGGGAAGCCGAGTTTCAAGAGAAGGTTGCCACGGCCTTGATGGCCATCGAGTCCGAGCTAAGCGAAAAGCCCGCCGCGGCCGAATCCGGCCCTGTCACGGTCGTCTACGTTTCCAGCGGCCGTGTCTACGCTCTGGAATCCGAGGCAGCTGAAAAGGGATCGGATGATGCGGATGATGCGGCTGATGAGAAGGGCCCACCGAAGCTGCGCCAGTTGGATGATGTCGATGACGCATCGACGGGAATGGTTGCTTGGCCGATGGCTCACAACGTGCGGCCAGCCGGTTGGTCCTTGGGGACCCAGGGCTGTACCGAATGTCATTCCGACGGCGGGATGATTTTTGCTTCGACCGTCACCGCAATCGGCCCCGTCGCCGGTGACGGGACCAAGATCACGATGGCGTCGCTGCAAGGAGTGGATCCGGTGCAACGGCAAGCTTGGAACCAAATGTTCGGTGGTCGCAAGACGTTCAAGTACTTCGTTGCCGGGTCGTTGGCGACCCTGTTGGCCGTCATCATCGTCGGGCTGGGGATGCTTGGCAGTCGTTTGTTCTATCGGCAACCCACCAGCGGAGGACCCCAGGCATGATGCTGTTACTGAATCGAATTTTGGCTTTGGCTCTATTGGTGATCGTCGTCGTGCTGACCCTGACGGCGCTGCCATCACTGGGCGGGCATCCGTTGGGCGCAGAAGTGTTGCTGGCGCACATGGCGGCCAGCGGCGCGATGGTGTTCGTCTTGCCCGCCTATGCCGTGGTGGGATTGATCGGCATGGCCCAGCACCCATCGTCCAATCGACTGCGGTCCTTTGGTTTTTGGGGGTTGGTCGTCACCGGCCTGTTGACCATCGCGACCGTGTTTGTCTGCATGTTGCCATTCCCATCGACCGACCAAATGCACCAGTTGATCTTCTGGCACTCATTGGCCGGCTATTCGATGGCCGTGGTAGCAGTCGTCTGGGTAACCGGCTGGTTCACCAAAACCCGTACGGTTTAAATGTGCGAAACGGACGCGTCGTACCCGTGATTCGCTGGACGTTCGGCCAATGCCGCCTACTTTGTCACCGTGACAGGTAGTTGGCTCGATCAGTTGATCGCTTGTTCAAGTTTGATTTTTCCAGCCACGTAGTGGCGACAGCCTTTTGCCGGCGGCCCCCGGCCCCCGGTGTCTGCAGACACTGGTCTTTTTCCCTGCCTAGATCGCCGCCAACGGCGGCGATCTAGGCAGGGGAAAAAGGATGCGTTTCTATCGAGTGGCTCCGGTGGCCACCGGCAAAAGGCTGTCGCTGCTTCGCAGCTAGGGATCCGGCGTTGGCCCGTGTGCTCACGTGCCGCGGCTCACTCAATCAACAACCCGCTGATGCATCGACGTCAGCCGCGACCTTTGCTGCACGATCGCGTTCAAAAAGACGCGGCGGATCGCATCGTAGCCGCGGTCGTTTGGGTCTT
Protein-coding regions in this window:
- a CDS encoding RNA polymerase sigma factor, which encodes MNTEPITLLPQTPTAEMDLSSLTDGDLLDAWIRDQHAAALTEIIRRYGRMVLSVCRRRCICDADADDAFQATFLYLAKNASSIRLAAALPGWLQRVAQRSASATLPCPYKVITPMSGTSQSDVDPPSRDEDPMVKLSRRHDAIALDEEMADLPARYRSALVLHIYQGKSLEQSAALLQTTVGAVRGYVQRGKKMLGVRLRRRGIVPAVAIASAASWTISDAALAAASAPFVDLDPSQKLPDSPVDSATLDSLLSTSPLAKGFTSMSYAIASIGLLIAVLIGGAVPLMGDQDDTAADGSTVVSIPPSDTGQQPLAQFDAAAVTEESSGGTMGAESAGMGFSGGGMEIGGGENTPAAAPTTAQAGDGYRWKTQYQVPKAESRLAQRWRDALDKEVTLDTETTLDQLPMRLQEQTGLPVRLDRRAIAFAKLNADEVKLSVSGKAIPLRSILRNALNPVGLKVMVEDDSLVVTADTLELARQGIGVHQWVNVDNEAMDKTMAALAKKVSVNFVETPLEEAVKSISDQVGLPIMIDHRALDEIGLTGQEPVTLAVEEQTASAALRLILDDQDLTIMGTSSYPMITTEETAEQRLLSRVYWLEGIGGSEDDFDTVIDLVQTIITPDTWDLLGGPSTMKEFAGTRPAIVVSTTYRQHQQIEKLLDVFRAHHLGPNPVATPIRVPDPYQSMSGGGGGGGGGGGFF
- a CDS encoding DEAD/DEAH box helicase, coding for MSDDAISAFGLLVTEAIENLVDSHDGSLDKRAAMLTVDSPTFSKDGGQMVFAFKVSGNRQPPVAASIEIQRQGAEEDDQEFDFSPLGTALDALPRCQCDGFKADRHCSHTLAIAWWLQEQMARRSVADVFEFLGELEVDSEAAGRELVGELMKIARESAVTDQGSEATRIQWRIGLPQSRYYCPISITPYEQRPRKNGKGWTKGKETRSYDLLRRDFSGDPIDGRVTALVAKPSYSFEEDHFGEFRALQTLVGHDSVAWDDGDAMAVAVMSAELSLTLDPVEIEDDGDDDNEAPTEKKTKFRPKLVVSGIKIDPEECQVVFGHASPVDPIVVLADQKYNRLVICTLRDPRATRLIQFLLRADFSETLLDAEEAAKFSVGSTVVDSLVRVELPPQLAGPIVPVHAELVLELRPRPGAGLCLALAMYEPRFRELAVPGNPPAIVSCLTEEGPVRLERDLVMEKQSADAVVEHFELNLLSSDGNYRWVATSDEAALDLLASLYQGGELTPRLIWPEGESIRVRGEITPSALRVQIDDRRDWFGLTGSVQLDGREVPLAELLAAVRDNRSLVQVGDREFAKISEAFRKRLQQLGDTVVAERGALKVADAAVPAVQELIGDDVPIEATARWHDSIRRLESLSDWTPEKPVGLDATLRDYQLEGYQWLARLASWGVGGVLADDMGLGKTVQTLGVLLDRGPGGPALVVAPTSVGDNWVRETERFSPDLTAHLYRDSDRDKLIEAATENDLIVVSYQLLQRDAKRFAKRSWHTLVLDEAQFIKNSQTKTSQAVRMIDADWRIGLSGTPLENHLGELWSLFRTLSPGLLGSWDRFRNRFADPIERHKDDERRLSLSRLVRPFILRRTKNTVLTELPPRTEVTLQAELSKPERRLYEDARVAALAELSNTGGEDGQAGQQRIRTLAWLTRLRQLSCHPRLVDKTWKKGSAKLDLFTTLVDELREGDHRALVFSQFVKHLGLVRDALDERGITYQYLDGATPAKERQRRVDAFQNGEGDLFLISLKAGGTGLNLTAADYVIHLDPWWNPAVEDQATDRAHRIGQERPVTVYRLVAENTIEEQILELHADKRELVAGVLDGTDHAARMETKELIELIREGVSG